From a region of the Bombus terrestris chromosome 8, iyBomTerr1.2, whole genome shotgun sequence genome:
- the LOC100648786 gene encoding uncharacterized protein LOC100648786: MCQIRVALFTTMLLAIIEISIADTISRQSLQCKNIARDAIMNSCKGERIKRSMDNVQQLLRYLRDENVEVSRHPENLLGFGLSSDELEELLDEVGYRMPRSSRDLSRKIFQSVAMKCCPNPKLCYDNPGIIPCMGY, encoded by the exons ATGTGTCAGATTCGAGTGGCGTTATTCACGACGATGTTGCTGGCAATAATCGAGATCTCCATAGCCGACACGATAAGCCGACAGTCCTTACAGTGTAAAAACATCGCCAGGGATGCGATTATGAATAGCTGCAAGGGAGAAAGGATAAAACGATCCATGGACAATGTCCAGCAATTACTTCGTTATCTACGCGATG AGAATGTCGAAGTTTCACGGCATCCAGAAAATCTCCTCGGCTTCGGCTTAAGCTCTGACGAATTGGAAGAACTTCTGGACGAGGTCGGCTATAGAATGCCTAGAAGTTCGAGGGATCTGAGCAGGAAGATCTTCCAAAGCGTTGCCATGAAATGCTGCCCAAATCCGAAATTATGCTACGATAATCCAGGAATAATTCCTTGCATGGGATATTAA
- the LOC100648980 gene encoding insulin-like growth factor I, juvenile form, producing MPRSGCRAKTTMFGRSRARTIVLVGLVLLTLLDTVNSTPYKRSLLRLCSKSLSDALYLACKDRGYNEPFSYSSEDSPMDSVGPGLAEECCYHTCTYTQLQQYCKPEKSSSVDAVNSPVWIEKYPYLSTRSATSSSLEERSRSDIDYVHGTIKCKIHGSKGARRKGANMDRDDDAGGCDRKNPLRRHRAGHCGCRHRRQRRRRLGKMLERTSGVKSGAPLKKEVETETKATTREAPF from the exons ATGCCACGAAGCGGTTGCCGCGCGAAAACCACCATGTTTGGAAGAAGCAGAGCGAGGACGATAGTCCTGGTCGGCCTGGTGTTGCTCACGCTCCTCGACACGGTTAATAGCACTCCTTACAAGAGGTCCTTGCTCAGGCTATGCTCGAAAAGTCTCAGCGACGCTCTGTACCTCGCGTGCAAGGATCGAGGTTACAACGAGCCGTTTTCCTACAGCAGCGAGGATAGTCCTATGGATTCCGTGGGCCCGGGACTCGCGGAGGAGTGTTGCTACCATACGTGCACTTATACCCAGCTGCAACAATATTGCAAGCCGGAGAAGTCCAGTTCCGTGGACGCCGT AAACAGCCCGGTCTGGATAGAAAAATACCCGTACCTGTCCACGAGGTCGGCAACCTCGTCGTCGTTGGAAGAGAGATCGAGGTCGGACATCGACTACGTCCACGGtacaattaaatgtaaaattcaCGGGTCGAAGGGAGCACGAAGGAAGGGGGCTAACATGGACCGTGACGACGACGCCGGCGGCTGCGACAGGAAAAACCCGTTGAGGAGGCATCGCGCCGGCCATTGCGGCTGCAGGCATCGACGACAGAGGCGTCGTCGTCTTGGCAAG ATGCTAGAGAGGACATCGGGCGTGAAATCGGGTGCGCCATTGAAAAAAGAGGTAGAAACGGAGACGAAAGCAACGACCCGTGAGGCGCCATTTTGA